The following proteins are co-located in the Marinomonas profundi genome:
- a CDS encoding bifunctional transcriptional activator/DNA repair enzyme AdaA: MLITDEKQADGYYQALLNREPSYVGVFFVGVKTTAIFCIASCRARKPKRENVVFYTHFKDAMDAGFRPCKVCRPTENAHEAPDEVQAAMNLVRDCTKAKITDQQLRESGIRPIFVRRWFNQHYGMTFQTFQRMYRINYAFQELKTGKTATHTALDSGYDSLSGFGYTFKKLLGHAPTLNLENTVILIDRLTTPIGPMFVCATDDGICLLEFVDRRMLETEFEDLQRRLKAPIITGENAHMTQLKTELEEYFAGQRKTFSVPLHTPGTDFQNAVWQALGSIPFGDTASYQEQAIRLNNPNAVRAVARANGMNRIAIVIPCHRVIGKDGSLTGYSGGLERKRWLLDHEKTHR; this comes from the coding sequence ATGTTAATAACAGATGAAAAACAAGCCGATGGTTATTATCAAGCCTTACTCAACCGTGAACCAAGCTATGTTGGGGTGTTTTTTGTTGGCGTGAAAACCACGGCTATTTTTTGCATTGCGAGCTGTCGGGCGCGCAAGCCAAAGCGCGAAAACGTGGTGTTTTACACGCATTTTAAAGACGCTATGGACGCGGGTTTTCGTCCTTGTAAAGTCTGTCGACCCACTGAAAACGCCCACGAAGCACCCGATGAAGTGCAAGCCGCGATGAACCTAGTGCGCGATTGCACTAAGGCCAAAATCACCGACCAGCAGTTAAGAGAATCCGGCATCCGGCCCATTTTTGTCCGTCGTTGGTTTAATCAACATTACGGCATGACGTTTCAAACGTTTCAGCGCATGTACCGTATCAATTATGCCTTTCAAGAATTAAAGACCGGCAAAACCGCCACTCATACTGCGTTGGATTCGGGCTACGACTCGTTAAGTGGTTTCGGTTACACTTTTAAAAAATTACTTGGCCATGCGCCAACCTTGAATTTGGAGAATACTGTGATTCTAATCGATAGGTTAACCACGCCGATTGGGCCGATGTTTGTTTGCGCGACGGATGACGGCATTTGTCTACTAGAATTCGTTGATCGACGCATGTTAGAAACCGAATTTGAAGACTTACAACGGCGTTTAAAAGCACCGATCATAACGGGGGAAAACGCCCATATGACACAGCTTAAAACAGAGCTGGAGGAATATTTTGCAGGCCAACGGAAAACCTTCTCGGTACCGCTCCACACGCCGGGCACCGATTTTCAAAACGCCGTCTGGCAAGCCTTGGGTTCCATTCCTTTTGGTGACACCGCCAGCTATCAAGAACAAGCCATTCGCTTGAACAACCCCAACGCCGTCAGAGCCGTCGCCCGCGCCAATGGTATGAACCGCATTGCCATTGTTATTCCTTGCCATCGAGTGATAGGCAAAGATGGCAGCTTAACCGGCTATTCTGGAGGACTAGAACGCAAACGCTGGTTATTGGATCATGAAAAGACACACCGCTAA
- the ypfH gene encoding esterase, translating to MSTTLLIQAPHSPTHLFLLFHGVGATPQSLAFLGGVLATSFPSATIVSVQAPDASDFGQGYQWFSVQGVTEENRIERIEAAMPAFVDSVKYWQQKTALSAAKTTLLGFSQGAIMALSSTQMVDEKLAEKIVSLSGRFALLPKREPVNTQIHFIHGDQDKVIDYRLSKSAYDALIGYGAKATYDLIPGLAHTVNQAVLDRLLGHL from the coding sequence ATGTCTACTACTCTTTTGATACAAGCGCCGCATTCGCCCACGCATTTGTTTTTATTATTTCATGGTGTTGGTGCTACGCCACAGAGCCTGGCTTTTTTGGGAGGTGTTTTGGCGACGTCTTTCCCCAGCGCCACTATTGTGTCGGTACAAGCACCAGATGCTTCCGATTTTGGACAAGGTTACCAATGGTTTTCGGTACAAGGTGTGACGGAAGAAAATCGCATTGAACGTATCGAAGCGGCGATGCCAGCTTTTGTCGATAGCGTAAAATATTGGCAACAAAAAACCGCTTTAAGCGCGGCTAAAACAACCTTGCTCGGTTTTTCTCAAGGGGCAATTATGGCCTTGTCTTCGACACAAATGGTCGATGAAAAGCTAGCCGAAAAAATAGTGTCTTTGTCTGGGCGATTTGCTTTATTGCCAAAGAGAGAGCCCGTGAATACGCAAATACATTTTATCCATGGTGATCAGGACAAGGTGATTGACTATCGTCTGTCTAAATCAGCGTATGACGCTTTGATAGGTTATGGTGCAAAGGCGACTTATGATCTTATTCCAGGTCTGGCTCATACGGTGAATCAGGCTGTTTTGGATCGTTTGTTAGGGCATTTATAG
- a CDS encoding methyl-accepting chemotaxis protein, translating to MPVFIVSAVIISEVRKNAIKNFESQSQTEIGHVDSIFSMYLNNLAENVAFFARSGALNELTPNSITSYANKTTQEMMTPEQNSPQEQKAFALMDDFGKSHPDLAYIWLGTNDSGYLQWPKGKNGINYDATTHNWYKQSIDSKTPIRIPSYKDSFTGAPLVDYLQRFEGQNGLYGTVGVDVTLKKLTELLAKVKFGGEGYVVMVEDTNTILADPVDPENNFKPIKDASRPYSTLKDSDALQELTIDGETWFAMVYTSPALGWKFIGLVPSKVIYAQANSLITTTVIIALVMIAIFMTIGAILSGIVIRPVKVMADRLTDISQGEGDLTQRLEVKDKDESGQMASAFNQFVTSIDSIVGHAKSSCEQISQVANKSEGLSSELSNIASHQVNSVDHVSTAFNEMVATANEVASNCSSAAAAAENSEAQVQEGNKLIQQTMSSLNNLEKEIFSSNESMIELTKDSESIVSILDTIKAIAEQTNLLALNAAIEAASAGEQGRGFAVVADEVRTLAGRTAESTTEIDNMLTKLKQQTGAVANKMNNSVTVTKESVVLASQTYQVFEKILHSVLEIKDMMIQISASAEEQHLVAEEINTNVIVIHDGTIKTSDLSQQVSQTATALNTLSAELQSMVARFKSS from the coding sequence TTGCCTGTTTTTATTGTATCTGCTGTCATCATTAGCGAAGTGCGTAAAAATGCGATAAAGAATTTTGAATCCCAAAGTCAGACAGAGATTGGGCACGTCGATAGTATTTTCTCAATGTATTTAAATAACCTTGCCGAAAATGTCGCGTTTTTCGCAAGATCTGGTGCACTAAACGAACTGACGCCTAACAGCATCACGAGTTACGCAAACAAAACCACCCAAGAAATGATGACCCCAGAGCAAAACTCTCCTCAAGAGCAAAAAGCGTTCGCGCTTATGGATGATTTTGGTAAATCACACCCAGATCTAGCGTATATTTGGCTTGGAACCAACGATTCAGGTTACCTGCAGTGGCCAAAAGGTAAAAATGGCATCAACTATGACGCTACAACTCATAATTGGTACAAGCAATCGATTGATAGCAAAACACCTATCCGCATTCCATCCTATAAAGACTCTTTTACCGGAGCGCCTTTAGTCGATTACTTACAACGCTTTGAAGGCCAAAACGGTCTGTATGGAACCGTTGGTGTTGATGTAACCTTGAAAAAGCTGACGGAATTATTGGCCAAAGTAAAGTTTGGTGGTGAAGGCTATGTGGTCATGGTGGAAGATACCAATACCATCTTAGCCGACCCTGTTGATCCAGAGAACAACTTCAAACCGATTAAAGATGCCTCGCGGCCTTATTCTACACTCAAGGATAGCGATGCCCTTCAAGAGCTAACCATTGATGGAGAAACATGGTTCGCGATGGTTTATACATCACCCGCTCTTGGCTGGAAGTTTATCGGGCTGGTTCCAAGCAAGGTTATTTACGCACAAGCAAACAGTCTGATCACCACCACCGTTATTATTGCGCTCGTCATGATCGCAATATTTATGACAATTGGCGCCATTTTGTCTGGCATTGTGATTCGCCCCGTCAAAGTTATGGCCGATCGCTTGACCGATATTAGTCAAGGCGAAGGGGATTTAACACAGCGCTTAGAAGTAAAAGACAAAGACGAATCAGGCCAAATGGCGTCAGCGTTTAATCAGTTTGTCACATCGATAGACAGTATCGTCGGCCATGCAAAATCGTCTTGTGAGCAGATCAGCCAAGTTGCTAACAAGTCGGAAGGGCTATCATCAGAGCTCAGCAACATTGCGTCACATCAAGTGAACTCTGTTGATCATGTCTCAACCGCCTTTAATGAAATGGTCGCTACCGCGAATGAAGTGGCGTCAAACTGCAGTAGCGCCGCGGCAGCAGCGGAAAACAGTGAAGCACAGGTACAAGAAGGCAATAAACTTATCCAGCAAACGATGAGTTCTTTGAATAATCTAGAAAAAGAAATTTTCAGCTCAAATGAAAGCATGATCGAGTTAACAAAAGATTCTGAGAGTATCGTTAGTATTCTAGACACCATTAAAGCCATCGCTGAACAAACCAACTTGCTCGCGTTGAACGCGGCAATTGAAGCGGCTAGTGCTGGTGAGCAAGGGCGTGGATTTGCGGTTGTTGCCGATGAGGTGCGCACACTAGCAGGCAGAACGGCAGAATCAACGACCGAAATTGACAACATGCTCACTAAGTTAAAACAACAAACAGGCGCTGTGGCGAATAAGATGAATAACAGCGTTACGGTGACAAAAGAGTCGGTTGTATTGGCGTCTCAAACGTACCAAGTTTTTGAAAAAATCCTTCATTCCGTTTTGGAGATTAAGGACATGATGATTCAAATCAGCGCCTCCGCCGAGGAGCAACATTTGGTGGCGGAAGAAATTAACACCAATGTGATCGTGATTCATGATGGCACGATAAAAACCAGCGATCTTTCTCAGCAAGTTTCACAAACAGCCACCGCACTCAATACGCTGTCGGCGGAACTGCAAAGCATGGTGGCGCGCTTCAAGTCTAGTTAG
- a CDS encoding IS5 family transposase — protein sequence MNQLSFADTEFTSKRRKTRKELFLGRMNELIPWLQLEAQIEPFYPKAGNGRRPYPLATMLRIHFMQNWYNMSDPAMEDALYEITSMRLFAGLSLEGAIPDHTTIMNFRHLLEKHKLGRKLFKEVNKWLSDSGTYFKEGTIVDATIIEAASSTKNKSNARDPEMHQTQKGKQWFFGMKAHIGVDAKRGLVHSFTTTPANDHDLNQLTELLHGNESFVSADSGYRGVEKRTETKDKNVDWLVAEMPSKIRAWKKHPRLNKQLIRTEYLKASIRAKVEHPFRILKCQFGFRKVVYKGLSKNDNKLAVLFALGNLLRVDQMIRSARG from the coding sequence ATGAATCAGCTTTCCTTCGCCGATACCGAATTTACCAGCAAACGCCGCAAGACTCGCAAAGAGCTCTTCCTTGGTCGGATGAATGAGCTGATTCCATGGCTACAGCTCGAAGCTCAGATTGAGCCGTTTTACCCAAAAGCTGGCAATGGTCGGCGTCCATACCCTCTCGCTACCATGCTGCGCATTCACTTTATGCAGAACTGGTACAACATGAGTGATCCAGCGATGGAAGATGCCCTTTACGAGATCACCTCTATGCGGCTGTTTGCTGGCCTATCATTAGAAGGTGCGATCCCAGACCACACGACCATCATGAATTTCCGTCACCTGCTTGAGAAGCATAAGCTGGGTCGTAAACTCTTCAAAGAAGTAAACAAATGGCTGTCTGATTCTGGCACCTACTTTAAAGAAGGGACAATCGTTGATGCGACGATTATTGAGGCAGCAAGTTCCACCAAAAATAAATCTAATGCACGCGATCCCGAAATGCACCAAACGCAAAAGGGAAAACAATGGTTCTTTGGCATGAAAGCTCACATCGGTGTTGATGCAAAGCGTGGGTTAGTTCACAGCTTCACCACGACGCCTGCCAATGATCACGATTTAAACCAGTTGACGGAACTTCTTCATGGCAATGAGTCATTTGTATCGGCGGACTCTGGCTACCGTGGCGTAGAAAAGCGCACAGAAACAAAAGATAAGAATGTCGATTGGTTAGTAGCTGAGATGCCCAGCAAGATACGTGCTTGGAAAAAGCACCCCCGCCTCAACAAGCAGCTGATCCGAACGGAATACTTAAAGGCGAGTATCCGAGCGAAAGTCGAGCACCCGTTTAGAATACTGAAATGCCAGTTTGGGTTCCGCAAAGTCGTCTACAAAGGCCTGTCTAAAAATGACAACAAACTCGCCGTGCTGTTTGCACTTGGAAATTTGTTACGAGTAGATCAGATGATACGTTCTGCACGGGGTTAA
- a CDS encoding sulfite exporter TauE/SafE family protein encodes MDYSLFTVSLLIGTGFLAGIINTLAGGGSNLTLPALMVMGMPADIANATNRVGVFLQNVAATFGFRKAKKLDNADILPVMIPSLLGGVVGAFAASYAPETWLKPLLLSAMIGMTIIMIVRPTMIAPPEGTVPFKVSEKPSAWIALFIAGVYGGFVQAGVGFILIAALAGTLRYDLVRTNALKMVCTLGFTALALGVFIWNDQILWIPGLILASGTILGSFLAVKMAIKANPGQLKWFLFVMTVCGSAAALLSD; translated from the coding sequence ATGGATTACAGTTTATTCACCGTGTCGCTTTTGATCGGGACGGGTTTTCTTGCTGGCATTATTAATACTTTAGCGGGTGGTGGCTCTAATCTTACCTTGCCCGCCTTGATGGTGATGGGCATGCCAGCGGACATTGCCAATGCGACCAATCGAGTGGGGGTGTTTTTGCAAAATGTGGCGGCGACTTTTGGCTTTCGTAAAGCGAAAAAGCTCGATAATGCCGATATTTTACCGGTGATGATACCGTCTCTACTGGGCGGCGTAGTAGGGGCTTTTGCCGCCAGCTACGCACCAGAAACTTGGCTCAAGCCGCTATTGCTTAGTGCGATGATCGGCATGACCATCATCATGATTGTTCGCCCTACCATGATAGCGCCACCCGAAGGCACGGTGCCTTTTAAAGTCTCAGAAAAGCCCAGTGCGTGGATTGCCTTGTTTATTGCTGGCGTGTACGGTGGTTTTGTGCAAGCAGGTGTGGGCTTTATTCTTATTGCGGCGTTGGCGGGCACCTTGCGTTACGACTTGGTACGCACAAATGCGCTGAAAATGGTCTGTACGCTGGGCTTTACCGCCTTGGCGCTAGGGGTGTTTATTTGGAATGATCAGATCCTGTGGATTCCTGGATTAATCCTTGCCTCTGGCACCATACTTGGCTCTTTCCTCGCGGTAAAAATGGCCATCAAAGCCAACCCCGGCCAGCTTAAATGGTTCCTTTTTGTGATGACGGTATGTGGCAGTGCCGCCGCGCTGTTGAGTGATTAA
- a CDS encoding SWIM zinc finger family protein, which translates to MTDLIRYLQALTYDDLETWAGSTIFERGKGLTHKVMQLHLGNDDQLNARVQGSELYDCRVFLEGSLESDCSCPYSWGHCKHAVALILAAAKVLTSGQNIPTQAPEENTLMPTEMDQERLDKDARIKSIREKLTNSGLNTESVLALPSQLYRHQDLDEDEADEDIDFHMQLRRTLNALTKGKLIQLLMEMAEDDPDDILFDIRERADALSTLDPKKQIANLRHQIKKITAQESWQNHWDGTGFTPSYGPIERGLTALLEQGQFDEVIALGKELWTMGIIQVGNSGDEGETAEQLCSAMQPVYTALANSSLSPVDQLLWLIDHELSDEYCILYNIDLPYEHASYQETEWRSVARILGERLDNQRKALTNRALSFSERYQYKNVLQHLLSALEKLHDQAAILTIMENNIDITEDYRELVTKYLTINDAEKAKKWITIGFKNTSSGAASSLKKLLVEQLQKEGKNHEVAALLADDYFTRPDLDRFKQQEELCQSLSIWQPVRNKLIDYLDDGTLPEPDWDETVWPLPAPLLTRFNYNANRQSSPSSLPKSSSYDLLKIDIALHEKRFAAAAELFEQLPANAYKYQSSTAKMLARKVAATHPDLAITIWLNKAEAEIGKVNPKNYPTAGEHLKQIHLICQQQNTLPRWEKILSDVRQRHKAKKRLQEVLNRFAAPGKKLVE; encoded by the coding sequence GTGACTGATCTGATTCGATATTTACAAGCCCTAACCTATGATGATTTAGAAACATGGGCTGGTAGCACTATTTTTGAGCGGGGTAAGGGGCTTACCCACAAGGTCATGCAACTTCATTTAGGGAATGACGACCAACTCAATGCACGGGTTCAAGGTAGTGAGCTGTACGATTGCCGAGTCTTTCTAGAGGGTTCTCTGGAATCCGATTGTTCTTGTCCTTATAGCTGGGGGCATTGCAAACATGCGGTGGCCCTGATTTTGGCAGCGGCAAAAGTGCTAACATCGGGTCAGAATATTCCCACACAAGCGCCAGAAGAAAACACTCTCATGCCTACCGAAATGGATCAAGAAAGACTAGATAAAGACGCCAGAATCAAGTCGATTAGGGAAAAACTCACCAACTCGGGCCTAAATACTGAGTCAGTATTGGCGTTACCAAGCCAACTCTACCGTCATCAAGACCTAGACGAGGATGAAGCAGACGAAGACATAGACTTTCATATGCAGCTTCGTCGTACTCTGAACGCTCTGACTAAAGGCAAACTTATTCAGTTACTAATGGAAATGGCAGAGGATGATCCTGATGATATTCTGTTTGATATAAGGGAGCGCGCTGACGCGTTATCGACGCTGGATCCTAAAAAACAAATTGCGAATCTACGCCACCAAATCAAGAAAATCACCGCGCAAGAAAGTTGGCAAAACCATTGGGATGGCACAGGTTTTACACCAAGCTATGGCCCCATTGAAAGAGGCTTAACAGCGTTACTGGAACAGGGGCAGTTTGATGAGGTAATCGCCCTAGGAAAAGAACTTTGGACAATGGGCATAATACAAGTTGGAAACTCGGGTGACGAAGGCGAAACCGCCGAACAGCTGTGCTCTGCCATGCAACCCGTATACACAGCACTTGCCAATAGTTCACTGTCGCCGGTTGATCAGCTACTTTGGCTAATCGATCATGAATTATCAGACGAGTATTGTATTTTGTATAACATTGACCTGCCCTATGAGCATGCCAGTTATCAAGAGACTGAATGGCGCTCTGTCGCCAGGATACTGGGTGAACGGTTGGACAATCAGAGAAAAGCACTAACTAATAGAGCGTTATCTTTTAGTGAGCGATACCAGTACAAAAATGTCTTACAACACCTGCTGTCCGCATTGGAAAAATTGCATGACCAAGCGGCGATATTAACGATAATGGAAAACAATATAGACATCACGGAAGACTATCGTGAATTAGTAACAAAGTATTTAACCATCAATGACGCGGAGAAAGCCAAAAAATGGATCACTATAGGCTTTAAAAACACGTCATCTGGCGCAGCCTCATCACTGAAAAAACTGTTAGTAGAACAATTGCAAAAAGAAGGCAAAAACCACGAGGTGGCGGCATTATTGGCCGATGATTACTTTACTCGCCCAGATCTTGACCGGTTTAAACAACAAGAAGAGCTTTGTCAGTCTCTGTCTATTTGGCAGCCAGTACGCAACAAACTCATCGATTATTTAGATGACGGCACCCTGCCAGAACCGGATTGGGATGAAACGGTGTGGCCTTTGCCTGCGCCTTTACTAACGCGGTTTAACTACAACGCAAATCGACAATCTTCCCCAAGCAGTTTACCCAAGTCTTCTTCCTATGATTTGCTTAAGATTGACATTGCGCTACATGAAAAGCGCTTTGCAGCGGCCGCAGAGTTATTTGAGCAATTGCCAGCCAACGCCTATAAGTATCAATCAAGCACAGCGAAAATGTTGGCGAGAAAAGTCGCCGCTACCCATCCCGATCTTGCTATCACCATATGGCTTAATAAAGCTGAGGCTGAAATTGGCAAGGTGAACCCTAAGAACTACCCAACCGCTGGGGAACACCTCAAGCAGATCCATTTAATTTGCCAACAACAAAACACGCTGCCACGGTGGGAAAAAATCCTCAGTGATGTTCGCCAGCGCCATAAGGCAAAGAAACGTCTGCAAGAAGTATTGAACCGTTTTGCGGCTCCGGGGAAAAAACTGGTCGAGTAA
- a CDS encoding HEPN domain-containing protein, whose amino-acid sequence MTRKINLNVGSVGGVDKEAANMADGIWGHIEKSIADILSFQDTQASIGCWELHLAIEKTLKVYLKQICGFWVFGHDLNKLSSKINNHDASLDFSVIQSLPSDKDAIKLRYAELVTNVSDAVDYYKKALRLIEKVTSKYERKYSINNASFLLKMAPWAK is encoded by the coding sequence ATGACTCGGAAAATTAATCTTAATGTAGGTTCGGTGGGTGGTGTTGACAAAGAAGCTGCCAACATGGCAGACGGTATATGGGGGCATATAGAAAAATCTATTGCTGATATCTTGTCATTTCAAGATACTCAAGCATCAATTGGTTGCTGGGAACTACATTTGGCAATCGAAAAAACATTAAAGGTGTATTTAAAACAAATTTGCGGCTTTTGGGTATTTGGTCATGACCTAAACAAATTGAGCAGCAAGATTAATAATCATGATGCGAGCTTAGATTTTTCTGTGATTCAGTCGCTTCCAAGTGACAAAGACGCTATTAAATTGAGGTATGCCGAGCTTGTAACAAATGTAAGTGATGCGGTGGATTATTATAAAAAAGCGTTGCGATTAATTGAGAAAGTGACAAGTAAGTACGAAAGAAAGTACTCTATCAATAATGCATCTTTTTTGCTGAAGATGGCGCCGTGGGCAAAATGA
- a CDS encoding type II toxin-antitoxin system RelE/ParE family toxin, translating into MSLFLISRAARGDLKNIAAYTQKTWGTEQRRSYIKELDRTFLFLAENPMSGTPCDYIISGLKKHRHESHTIFYENKDNSIFIVRVLHKSMDTESQLEKP; encoded by the coding sequence ATGAGCTTATTTTTAATTTCAAGAGCTGCTCGTGGAGACTTGAAAAATATAGCGGCATATACCCAAAAGACATGGGGGACTGAGCAACGCAGATCCTACATAAAAGAACTAGATCGAACCTTCCTTTTTTTAGCAGAAAATCCAATGTCAGGCACGCCTTGTGACTACATAATCTCTGGTTTAAAAAAACACCGACATGAAAGTCATACCATCTTTTACGAAAATAAAGATAACTCAATTTTCATTGTTCGTGTTCTTCATAAAAGCATGGATACTGAATCACAGCTTGAAAAGCCATAA
- a CDS encoding type II toxin-antitoxin system ParD family antitoxin has protein sequence MAKNTSISLGNHFDQFIARQVADGRYGSASEVIRAGLRKLEDDTQKLETLRALIQEGVASGTAEYSYDGLMAELDDELGK, from the coding sequence ATGGCTAAAAACACAAGTATTAGCTTGGGTAATCATTTTGATCAATTTATTGCACGACAGGTAGCTGATGGGCGCTATGGTTCTGCTAGTGAAGTGATTCGTGCTGGGCTGCGTAAGCTTGAGGACGATACCCAAAAGCTTGAAACACTGCGCGCGCTTATACAGGAAGGTGTAGCCAGCGGTACTGCCGAATACAGTTATGACGGTTTGATGGCAGAGCTTGATGACGAGCTTGGCAAATGA
- a CDS encoding diguanylate cyclase, whose translation MNKFIGITILKHHRKEEALQRLNKCIDEVQAMAIVCNRNDKRVVTISAGVASMIPKEDSNFESLFATADEALYLAKHKGKNQVKWKSVHKDLL comes from the coding sequence ATGAATAAGTTCATCGGTATCACCATCCTCAAGCACCATAGAAAAGAAGAAGCATTGCAGCGCCTTAATAAATGTATTGACGAGGTTCAGGCAATGGCCATTGTGTGCAATCGAAACGACAAAAGAGTCGTGACTATAAGCGCGGGGGTCGCCTCTATGATTCCTAAAGAAGATTCTAATTTTGAATCTTTATTCGCTACAGCGGATGAAGCCTTATACCTTGCAAAGCACAAGGGTAAAAACCAAGTTAAATGGAAAAGCGTTCACAAAGACCTTTTATAA
- a CDS encoding addiction module antidote protein, which produces MVLEDGDTDELIHALGHIAKARGMTQIAKDSGLGRESLYKALRSGSRPQFDTIVKVLKSLNFDLKAVIHTQK; this is translated from the coding sequence ATGGTGCTTGAGGATGGTGATACCGATGAACTTATTCATGCGCTTGGTCACATTGCCAAAGCGCGAGGCATGACACAAATAGCCAAAGACAGCGGGCTTGGGCGTGAAAGCCTTTATAAAGCGCTTAGATCCGGCTCTCGGCCACAATTTGACACTATAGTAAAGGTGCTTAAATCCCTTAACTTTGACTTGAAAGCCGTGATTCATACGCAAAAATAA
- a CDS encoding DNA-3-methyladenine glycosylase I, whose translation MRHDDKPRCAWADSAPDFPHYHDTEWGFPVDNDQRLFEKLCLETFQSGLSWRTILSKRENFRLAFQQFDFNKVAQFGEKEVADLLNNGGIVRNKRKILAVINNAKRAQEMVEQEGSLAAFIWRYEPDENSLPPPETQTTSEESIALAKALKKRGWQFVGPTTIYAFMQSMGLINDHAKDCFMRKEIDQARREFMRP comes from the coding sequence ATGCGTCACGACGATAAACCCCGCTGCGCGTGGGCCGATTCCGCGCCAGACTTTCCTCATTACCACGATACAGAATGGGGCTTTCCGGTCGATAACGACCAGCGTTTGTTTGAAAAACTCTGTTTAGAGACCTTTCAGTCTGGCTTGAGTTGGCGAACGATTTTGAGCAAGCGAGAGAACTTTCGTCTCGCCTTTCAGCAGTTTGATTTCAATAAAGTCGCGCAGTTTGGCGAAAAAGAAGTCGCAGACTTGCTCAATAATGGCGGCATCGTGCGTAATAAACGCAAAATCCTCGCGGTGATCAACAACGCCAAACGCGCTCAAGAAATGGTCGAACAAGAAGGTTCGTTAGCCGCCTTCATCTGGCGCTACGAACCCGACGAAAACAGCCTGCCACCGCCCGAAACGCAAACCACTAGCGAGGAATCTATCGCCCTCGCCAAAGCACTGAAAAAACGCGGCTGGCAGTTTGTCGGCCCAACCACCATCTACGCCTTCATGCAATCCATGGGACTGATCAACGACCACGCAAAAGACTGTTTTATGCGAAAGGAAATTGATCAGGCGCGAAGAGAGTTTATGAGGCCGTAA
- a CDS encoding LysR family transcriptional regulator: MNINKLRIFHEVFVTGSITRAAERSYVSQPAASKMLTNFEDEIGYKLFVRNNGKLIPTDEALYLHEEVYGLLQGVNHLEDSIKSAKNSKTGRLRIATIFGPSYQFLPELIAEYMKTHPGVDVSLHLSGCSAIRQGIASGQYQIGLVDKAQSSSKHDSVAFDLACYCAVPKDHPAAQLDIIHPHDLHGINWITLDSENATTKALKRLYVENGLPFNRSLEVHTTIHGLSFVNLGMGATLVDILNFRYFDKVFQLPNVVIKPFAPNIVEPLEVLTSNLSPLSGLAKDFYDALIAKLERQTQLPSDANHASRR; this comes from the coding sequence ATGAACATCAATAAATTGCGTATTTTTCACGAGGTCTTTGTTACTGGCAGCATCACTCGTGCGGCAGAACGAAGCTATGTTAGCCAGCCTGCCGCCAGTAAAATGCTGACGAATTTTGAGGACGAAATTGGCTACAAACTCTTTGTGCGCAATAACGGCAAGCTTATCCCAACTGACGAAGCGCTCTATTTGCACGAAGAAGTGTATGGTTTATTACAGGGCGTGAACCACCTAGAAGACAGTATCAAAAGCGCGAAAAACAGCAAAACCGGCCGCTTGCGCATCGCCACCATTTTTGGCCCATCCTATCAATTTTTACCCGAACTGATAGCCGAATACATGAAAACACACCCCGGTGTAGACGTGAGCTTACACCTTTCTGGTTGCTCAGCGATTCGACAAGGCATCGCTTCAGGGCAATATCAAATTGGTTTGGTTGATAAAGCCCAAAGCTCTTCGAAACACGATTCCGTTGCCTTTGACCTGGCCTGTTATTGCGCGGTGCCAAAAGACCACCCAGCGGCCCAACTAGATATTATTCATCCCCATGATTTACACGGCATAAACTGGATTACGCTCGATTCCGAAAACGCCACCACCAAAGCATTGAAACGCCTTTACGTAGAAAACGGCTTGCCCTTTAATCGAAGCCTAGAAGTCCACACCACGATTCACGGACTCTCCTTTGTCAACTTGGGCATGGGCGCCACCTTGGTCGACATCCTCAACTTCCGCTACTTTGACAAAGTCTTCCAACTGCCTAATGTCGTCATCAAACCCTTCGCCCCCAACATTGTTGAACCATTAGAAGTACTGACCTCCAACTTAAGCCCACTGTCCGGCCTCGCCAAAGACTTTTACGACGCATTGATTGCAAAATTGGAGAGACAGACACAACTACCATCGGACGCAAACCATGCGTCACGACGATAA